The region CCGGCGTAGCAGGAGATGCCGGCGCCGCTGCGATCGGCGCTGCCCTCAACGTCGTCAAGCTCGCCACCAAGGTCTGGAAGATGGCCCAGATGGTTCGCTACGGCACGCTCTTCGTCACCATCGACACGGAGAACCCCACCAAGAAGCCGCGGCCCTCGGCAGCGAAGAAGTACGGCTCCGTCACCGCGACGGCGGGGGTGGATGCTCAGTCTTACGAGGACTTCCAGAACTGGATTGGTCAGCAGGGGCAGTCCGTGCTCGACGAGCTGAACACCTGCCTCGACTACCTGGGCATGCCAACCAAGACGGACATCGCCGACGTTGCCAAGGACGCGTCCAACTGGCGCGTGTCGTGGGAGATCACCAAAGGTGCTGGTACCGAGGCGCTGTTCAAGGAAGGACAAGACTTCAAGATCTTGTCGCGCCTGGAGAATCCGCTCAGCTCGGCCAGCTCCACGGAAGCGAAGAACACGGTGGAGTACGAGATCTTGCCGCAGCTCGCGGAGCTTTCCCAAGGCAAGGAGCGCACGCGGCACGCGGTGTTTGCGGGTCAGCTGCGAAGGGGCAGCGCTCCGGGGCTCGACACGTTTTGGGGTGCCGGTGCCGGGGCCTATGGGGTAGCGACGGCGGGCGTTTCGGGATTGCTGGGCGTCGGGGCCTCCCTGGTCGACATCGCGGGCAACTGGGCGTTGGAGGTCGCGTCCCCGAAACGCTTCGCCACGCAAACGCTGATCGAGATCGAGCCCAAGGGGTGGGTCGGCACCATCGAGATCACGGAAGAGGGCCAAGGCCAGGAACGCCTCGACTCGGGTGCGATCCCGATCGACGGCGTTTGGTACGCCTGGACGGGGAGGCTCAAGTACGAGGCACGCATCAGTTTGGGCGGAACCCAGCCGGCGACCGGTGACCTTTCCACCTTGCAAGGCGTCGGGCAATCCGCCGCGAACTGCGACGTCTTCTACGACGAGTCCTCGGGTAACTCCAACTGCGGGGAAGGCTGCCCGACGGCAATCGAGCCAGGACCTCTCAGCCAGAAGAGGGACACGCTCACTGGGACCTGGGGAACGTCCGAGGAGCTCGGGCAATCGTCCAGCATCGTCGTTACCTCGTATCCCGAAGCGGCCTACGCGCCCATCAAGGACCAACTGCCGCCGGAGATCCAAGCGAAGATCGGAACCTACGAGATCCTCATCTCTCCGCTGGCCTGCGGTCCCCACGAGGCCCTCTGGCGTACCATTCAAACGGACGTGCAACTGATCAGTCCGAACTACATCACCAACACGACCAACAAGACCGAACAGCTTTCCGTCAATCAGGTCTGGGGAGCGTTGCCGCCAAGCGGGGCCTTTCCGATGGTCATCAGCGGCAAGCTGGACGAGTTGGATCCCAACCGCATCCACGGGGATTGGACCATGCCCAGCACCCAGAAAATCTCGATCGTAGAAAAGACGATCAAGACGACGGTGCGCGCCCGCGTGGACATCCGCCGCGTGGAGTAGCGCCCGCTGCTCACGCCCTGCGAGCGCTCTAGCAAATCCTGTAGCGTCTGCTTGTCGGTCCGCCGCGAGCCGCTTCGGAACCCTCGAAGGAGGGGAACCTCGCGGCCCGCCCGCGGGACTACTCGATCGTCGTGTTCACGACGGTCGGGTCGGCCTTGGCGATGATGTAGAAGCCGGGGAAGCCGGGGGTCTCGAAGGTGCCCTTCGGGTTCAGGCGGAAGATGGAGTCCGTGAGCGTGAGGGAGCCCGTCTTGTTGTTGCTGACGAAGAAGACCGCGCTGCCGCCCTCGTTGGCCTGGTTGTGCTCCATGAGCGAGCTCGTGACGTTGAGCACGATCTCGTTGCCGTCGTTGTAGACGGCGCCACCGTTGCCGCCGTCCCCGGAGTTTGCTCCGTGGCCCACTGCGGTGTTGTACGAGAACAGCGAATTGTAGATGTTCCAGGAGACGCCGATGCTGCTGAGCGCGCCGCCGTTGGCGCAGGAGTTTCCGAGCCCGTCCTTGCCGCCGAAGGTGCTGTTCACGACCCACACGGGGCGCGCGGGGCCGGCGCCGGGGGCGACCAGGTAGTCGAGCTTGCGGATGGCGCCGCCGCCCACGTCGGAGCCGAGCGGATCGCACACGTTGTTGAAGAAGCGACAATTGACGACCTTCAGGCTTCCACCCTGGGCGTGAATCGCGCCGCCGCCGCCGGAGTTGTTGGAGCCGTCGGAAATGCCGACGGCGCTGCCGTCCACGAACGTGAGGTTTTGCACCACGAGCTGCACGCCGGGGTTCGTGTTGCAGTCGCCCGGGCCGGGCGGATACACCTGCGCCTTGTCGCAGGTGGCCATGTACAGGATGCGAACGTTGCCGCCGCCGCTCAGCGTGACCTTGCCGCCGCCGTCGATCACGAGCTTGGTGCCCTTGTCGTTGAACACCTTGGCGGTCTTGGTCAGGGTGATGGTGACGGGATCGGGCCCGCAGTCGAAGGTGATGATGCCGCCCTTCGCCACCGCGCTCACGAACGCGTCGCCCGTGCAGCTCGCCGGCGTACCGTCGCCGATCACCGTCGTGGGGGACGACACGTCCTCGGCTTGACCGGCGGCGGGCACGGCCGCGTTGCCGTCCGGCCAGCCCGCGGGCGGCCCATCATCGGGATTGGTCGCACCCGCGGCTCCGCCGCTCGCGCCGCCGCCGGTGCCGCCAGCGCCCGTACCACCGCTGCCCCCGGTGCTGCCGCCGCCGCTCCCGCTCGTGCCGCCGCTGCCACCGCCGCCGCTCGCGTTCGAGCCGTCGTCGGAACCGCAACCTGTGGTGAACGGAACCAGGGCAATCGCCAACGCCACGATCAGCGGAGCAGAGTGAGGCTTCATACCGAGATTATCACCGGGCCCGCGAAGCCGCGCAATCGACCGCGTCTCGCAGGGCGACGCGACGGGTATCGCGCCGCCCCGACATTCAATCTCAGAAGGCCTGTTCCATGCGCTGAATGTCGCGCTTGATGTCGTAGGGTTGGTCAAAGCTGGGGCGTGGCGCGGCGGCCGGGGGTGCGGCGGACTTGCGGTTCATTTCGAGGACCAGCGTTGGGGGGTATTCGAGCTGATACTGGATCGTGAAGCTGCGCTTCTCCTTCGGCTTCAAGCTCAACGGCCAGCGCAAGATGCCCTTGGAGTTGGGCTTCACGTTGGGGCTGATCTTGACGCCGCTCACCACGATGTCGCGATCTTCGGACACCGGGATGCGATCCGCGAGGTCGAGGGACACGGCCTTCTGGGACAGGTTCTCCACGGTGATCACGAAGGCGAGCTGCATCTGCGTGCGCTGCTTGCGCACCAGCGCGCTCCGCTTCTTGTCGAGCACGCGGGAGAGCTTGATCTGATCCGCCACGTTCAAGAACACGGAGAACTCTTCGCCCTCCGCAACGAAGTCCAGGTTGGTCATGCCCAAGAACGCGCCGCCTTGATACAGGGCCACGTTGCCCGGCAACAGCGATTGCCCACTGTCGTTCAGCATCTCCAAGGTGCGCGCGGCGTTGAGGGACTGCTCGGGAGCCGCCACGATGGCCTTCTTCGCCTTCAAGGTGGTGCGGCCCAGCGGCACGCGAACGGAGCGGCCGTCCGCCCGCACCTTGGTGGTGCTCATGCCCTTGAACTGCTTCGTGGTTCCGCGCTGCGAGAGACTCTGGAACAGCTGCACCGTCTTGCTCTGGATCACCTGCAGGTACTCGAAGTTGGTCTTGTACGTTTCTTCGAAGCTGCTCCCCAGGGCAGCGCTCTGCACGCGCTTGTTCCACAGGCGGTTCTGCTCCTTGAACGCAGCCTCGGCGCGCTGGAAGGACGCGGAGCGCCGCTCGATGCTGCGCGTGGCAGCGCGCGTGTCGCCCAAGGTCAGCGCCTCCAGCTGCGGGATACGCATGGCTTCGGTGGAAGACTGCGTCGAGAAAGCGAGCTCGGCGTCGTCCCAGTTCTCACCCGTGGCCTGGGTGACGACGGCGTACGAGGTGAGCTCTGCCGAGGTGCCATCCCCCGCGGCGCGGAGCTCGTGCGCGGCTTCCCAAGTGGCGCCGGGCAACATGTAGTTGAGCTGTAGCTGGGTCTCCGCCGGAGCCTTGCTCTGCACGGTGACGAATACGTTCGTCTCTTCGAGCTGGCGCAGCCCACGCAGATCTTCCAGGCGACGCTTGCTGGCTTCCACCTGCGGTGCCAGCGCTTCCCGCTCGGCCTTGACCGCGCGCCGCCCCTTCGCGATGTCGCGCAGCTTCTTGCCGATGAACTCCACGACGTCGGCGTAGGTGCGGACGCCCACGCTCCCACCCCGTGGACGCTCCCCTGCGGTCACGTCCTTGTCGAGCTTGTCGAGGGAGAACGCCTTGATGTCCTCGATCTGCTTGGCCTGTGCGTCCAGCACGGCGAGCTCGTCATCGAGGGCGGCCAAGCGCTCTTCGAGGGCACGCGCGTCGTTCTCGGCCTTGCGGTAGGACTTCTCCGTGGCGCGAGAGAGGTGGCTGCGGGTGACCTGCACGTCCAAGATGCGACCTGCGGTGGTGGCGGCGCGCACGGAGCCGTCGTCCACCCAACCTGGCAGGTGCCGGAAGGCGTACACGGTGGGGGCCGTGGTGAGCGCCGCCTTTCCCTGCCGGGCGACGAGGGCGCGATCGGAGTACACCGTCACCTTTCGGATCGACGATTCGACGGCGATGGCGTTGGGGTCGTCCTCGAACACCACGGTGCTGGCCCGGGGCCCCGTCGGGTCGACGGGAGCGCTCTTTTCGTGAGCCGAAACCACGGGTTTCGTCGTTGCCGCCGGGGGCGAGCAGGCCCCGAGCAAAAGACAAACCCCGACCACCATCCGCTTGATCGACATCATCGCACCGCCAAGTTGTAACGGCGCTTAGACGCACGACCGCGTTCGAGGATCTTCGAGGGGAAGAAATTCGGCTCTCCAGTCGCATTCGTCGGGCGCCGTTCAGAACTGTGATCTTCGCCAGCGCACCAGCGAATGGAACGCGCGAGCGGCGGGCAGAAGAAAGTGGCGCGATGTCTTCGCCAGCGCCGGCGTGAGCTCCCGAAGGAGATCGCGACCCTATGTCGAACTTAGTAGACAAGCGTCACTGGCGAATGTCGTCCGTAGTGCCGCGCAGGGGGGAACGCTTCGGCCGCCGAAATTCTGCGCGCCCGTCACTTTTCCAAGCCCACGATGCGAGCGAGCTTGACGGAGTAGCCATCGCCGGGATGGCGATCGATGTAGCGTTGCGCCAGCGCGCGCGCTTCGCCGTGGCGGCCGGCCTGGGCCAACGCGCGCACGCGGAGCAGTAACGCTTCCGCGCCCAGGGCGTGGGACGTGGACGCTGCGTCGTAGCGGTCCAGCGCGGCGAGGGTGGCGCCCGGGTTGCCCGTGCGGAGCGAGCGGCGGGCTTCGTCCAAGAGCGCGATCTCCCGCGAGAGGGAGCTCTTGTCGGAAGGCGCTGCGAAGCTCGCCACGGACGGCCCGGGGGCGGGCTCTGCGCTGGGCTCGGCGGCGGCGAAAGCGGCCCGCGGCGCCGGTGGCGGCTCGGCGCTGGGCACGGGCGCCGCTTGTTCCACCTGCGGCGAGGCGACATGTACGGCCGTGGCTGCCGGCGGCGCTACCTGGACGACGCGCGGCGGAGCTTCTTCTTTGGCGGACAACGTCAGTGCCGCCGTGGACGTCACCATCCCGGCGACGACGCCGATGCCGAGCCACTTGAGCACCAACAGCGTGAGCGTCGGTTTGCTCGCCGCCACCTGGGCGACGGTGGCCGCGCCGGCGGAGATGCCGAGGGCCGCGGCCGCGGTCTTCACCGCTTCCGGGGACGGACCATCTCCCAGGCCGGAAGCGAGCACCTTCTGCACCCGAGGATCGAGGTCGCTGTCGACGAGGCGTCGGAATTCGTCGCTCACGGCTCACCTCCGGTGCGGCTGGCATCCAAGAACAAGCTCCGCGCGCGGCGCAGCCGTGTCTTCACCGTGCCCAGGGGCACGTCGAGCGCGCGAGCGATCTCGGCGAGCTCGAGCCCTTCGAGCTCGAACAGCACGAAGGGCGCGCGGAGCTCCAGGGGCAGGGCGTCCAGCCAGGCATCCAAGAGCTCTCGGCGCTGCTTCATGTCCAAGAGCTGCTCGGGATCCGGCTCTGCCGCGCCCTGCTCGGCGACGGTTTCGTCGGCTTCGTCGCGGCGGCGACTGGCGCTGCGCCGTGCGTTGGAGGCGACCCGCAGGGCCACGCTCATCAGATATGCGCGCTCGCTCTGCTTCTCCACGCGCTCCAGGTTCTTGCTCACCACCAGGAACACCTGTTGCGCCGCGTCGTCCACGCTTGCTTCCGGTACACCGAGGCGGCGCAGCGTGCGCCACACCCAGGCGTAGTGCGCGGCGAACAGCCGCTCCAGCCGCCGCGTGGTGGGAGCAGCCTCCGTGCGGAGCGCCACGGCCTCGTTCACAGCCGCGCTCCGAGCGCAGCACCCACGTAGCCGGCCAGGCTCGGGATCTGGTGCGCGGTTTCGTCCGGCGCGAAGTAGAAGCGATCTCTCGCGAGGGGCGCCACCGCGCCGCCTTCGACCGTGACCGCGAGCACGCCGAAGCCGACGACGCCCGCCCGCAGCTGGGCACCGGGGCCGTACCAGGTTGCGGAAGCAGAGCGGCGGTTTCGAGTGTCGTAGCCGCTGCCCGAGAGCTTGCCCGCGTCGAAGGTGGCACAGGGCTCCACGAACCACCCGCCGCTGGCGAGCTGTGCCGGGCACGCCGCGAGCCGCAGCGCCCACCACGACAGATCAGCGCTCCCAGTCGCCGTGTCCGCCGTGCCCTTCGACACCAAGCCCGAT is a window of Polyangiaceae bacterium DNA encoding:
- a CDS encoding mucoidy inhibitor MuiA family protein: MVSAHEKSAPVDPTGPRASTVVFEDDPNAIAVESSIRKVTVYSDRALVARQGKAALTTAPTVYAFRHLPGWVDDGSVRAATTAGRILDVQVTRSHLSRATEKSYRKAENDARALEERLAALDDELAVLDAQAKQIEDIKAFSLDKLDKDVTAGERPRGGSVGVRTYADVVEFIGKKLRDIAKGRRAVKAEREALAPQVEASKRRLEDLRGLRQLEETNVFVTVQSKAPAETQLQLNYMLPGATWEAAHELRAAGDGTSAELTSYAVVTQATGENWDDAELAFSTQSSTEAMRIPQLEALTLGDTRAATRSIERRSASFQRAEAAFKEQNRLWNKRVQSAALGSSFEETYKTNFEYLQVIQSKTVQLFQSLSQRGTTKQFKGMSTTKVRADGRSVRVPLGRTTLKAKKAIVAAPEQSLNAARTLEMLNDSGQSLLPGNVALYQGGAFLGMTNLDFVAEGEEFSVFLNVADQIKLSRVLDKKRSALVRKQRTQMQLAFVITVENLSQKAVSLDLADRIPVSEDRDIVVSGVKISPNVKPNSKGILRWPLSLKPKEKRSFTIQYQLEYPPTLVLEMNRKSAAPPAAAPRPSFDQPYDIKRDIQRMEQAF
- a CDS encoding tetratricopeptide repeat protein, with protein sequence MSDEFRRLVDSDLDPRVQKVLASGLGDGPSPEAVKTAAAALGISAGAATVAQVAASKPTLTLLVLKWLGIGVVAGMVTSTAALTLSAKEEAPPRVVQVAPPAATAVHVASPQVEQAAPVPSAEPPPAPRAAFAAAEPSAEPAPGPSVASFAAPSDKSSLSREIALLDEARRSLRTGNPGATLAALDRYDAASTSHALGAEALLLRVRALAQAGRHGEARALAQRYIDRHPGDGYSVKLARIVGLEK
- a CDS encoding sigma-70 family RNA polymerase sigma factor, with translation MNEAVALRTEAAPTTRRLERLFAAHYAWVWRTLRRLGVPEASVDDAAQQVFLVVSKNLERVEKQSERAYLMSVALRVASNARRSASRRRDEADETVAEQGAAEPDPEQLLDMKQRRELLDAWLDALPLELRAPFVLFELEGLELAEIARALDVPLGTVKTRLRRARSLFLDASRTGGEP